AAAAAGGAAAGGCTTTTTTCTCTATTTAATATTCTTACTTCATTTAGTGTAACCCAGTCTTGGAGCTTGTGTCTAATGTCCAACCCCCCCGTTTGTAATAGATGTCTCCTGCCGTCGACATGACAAGGTGAAGTCTTTTTCACTAATTCAAATTATTACTTTATTTAATGTCTAAGTCTTGAATCTTGTGTTTTGTGTCTCAAATCTCAAATCTCACATCTCAAATCTTATTAAGCTTTCCCCACAAATACCGGCCAATCTTCCCTATTCTCAAAACTGTTTTTGAAAATAATCTCTGCATGATCTCCTTCAAAGGTGATCAGAATGGTTTCGGTATGAGGGCTTTCATAGTATTTCAGTTTTATTTCAATGGTCTTTTCATCTTTCCAGGCATAACTTCCGGCAACTTTAAATGGGGCCAAACCATCAAGTTGGTTTTGGGCAAAGTGGAAAAGGTTGGGACCTTTTCTGTCTGTTGTTCCCAGAAGCCAGTTTCCCGAAGCCAGGAAGAATTCGTGAGACTCCTCTCCCACCTTCAAGGAAAGTTTAATGCTGGATTTCAGAAATTTTATATTAAATTCATTTACTATATTATTTTGATTTTCAACAATATAGGTATTATTACTTATTGTATTTTCTAGTTTTTTATTTGATTTACTTTTTAGAGGAGAAAGAGAAAGATTTTTTAAATTTCTTTCAAGGTTTTTTTCAGAAGAAGGATCATTATCAAATGCAGGAAGTAGATGCTTCCAAACCAAATCCAATAAACCCTGCATGTCACTGGTTTCAGATGTGATGACGATCACTCCTTCCAATTCAGGCAATATCAGGATATATTGTCCAAAGGCACCATCTGCCCGGTAGGAATTATACCTGCTTCGCCACATTTGGTAGCCATATCCCTGAACCCAATCATTGGAAGCAATCCTTTCAGGTGAAGCATCGGGTTCCTGCATGATTTTCATGGTACTGGCTTCTTCAATCCAAGATTCCGGTAAAATCTGTTTCCCGTTCCAATTCCCCTTTTGCAAAAACAATTGTCCAAGCTTGGCCATATCTTCGGTTTTTACCCTGATACCCCATCCCCCAACGGCAATCCCTTCCAAATCTTTCTCCCAATCCGCTCCGGATATACCCAATGGATCCAACAACCTTGGCTGAAGATATTCCAATAGATTTTGTCCGGTTACTTTTTGGATGATGGCTGATAGCATATAGCTCGCAGAGGTATTGTATAGAAACTTGGTGCCGGGCTTGTCGGCAATGGGCAAATTCAAAAAAGCCTTGACCCAATCTTCCTGCGTAAAAACTTCCTGGTTGAAACTTTTGTCATGTCCTACGGTCATCGAAAGCAGGTCTTTTATTTCCAATTCCGCCAAATGGGGGCTAACTGTTGTCGGTAATGATTCCGGGAAAAAAGATATAACCTTATCGGTGACTTTCAGCTTTCCATCTGCAACTGCCAAACCTATTGCTGAAGCAGTGAATGTTTTGCTCACAGAATACATGGTATGCTTGGTTTTCGGACCATAAGGCGCCCACCAACCCTCAGCTGCCACCTGACCATTTCTCAAAATCATCAGGCTGTGCATTTCATGTTTGCTTTCAGAGCCTACAGCATCCAAAAACTCTTGAATCCCTTTGCTGGAAATATTCAGTGCTTCGGGGGTATTTCTAGGTAAAGCGCTTTGGGCAAAAATCTGAAAAGGAAACACGAATAGAATTAATGTTTGAAAGGTGGGTTTCATAGGTTAAGATGACATGTTTAGAAATTCTGAATCCTGAAAAAGGAAATGAATATCAAATAATTTATAGACTATAAAGATTAAACTTTTTCCGTTTCTTTTTGGGAATTTCTCAAACCTGCACTTTTAAGTTGATTATTTGAAACTGATTTTAGCTCATAAGGTCTATTAAAGGCACTCTGCTGCATCTTAAATCTTTCTGACAAACTCCTGATCATATTTTTTGAAAGCCCTTTTTTATAATTTAAAATATCTGAAAGATGACCCTTTGAAATTTCTAAAGTTTCAGCCAATTCTTTCTGGTTCAGATTATTTTCCTGCATCAGAAATTTTAATAATTGAATTGGCTCTGATTCTTCAAAAGTTGAATTGGATTCATCATAATTCTCAATCAATAAAGTGATGGTATCAATCAAATCAATTAAATCTTGATTTGGATTCTTGCTATATTCATTTGAAAGTTTTTCCAATTCGTCACAATAGTTCAAATATTGATTTTCTGATCTGATAATTGTGAAATTTTTCATGTCTTTATGATTAATATAAATCAACAGTGTATTGTAAATTTTGCTTGCACAGCTTAGAATACTCAGAATGAGTTCCAATCCATTTCACATACAAATGAACCATCTTTGGGCCAAACCAATATGAACATATCAGTCTGAAATTATTTCCACCAATATTAAATACAATTCTGTTGTTGTTTATAATATCAGCAGAAGCAAAAGTCTTTTGAATGTCATGTATTGAATCCCAATCCGCATATTTAATAGAAGTTTTGAATATCTCAAAGGAAACCTCAGATCGTGAGTGTTCCTTTACAAATTTCTCAATCGACCTCCATTTAATAATATGTACTTTCATTTCAGACGATGTAATTTAATTAAAAGTTCGCAAAAAGCGAATAAAATTGCATTTAAAGTTCAAATAGTCTTAAATAATATATCTCCCAATAGACAGAGTCTCCAAATAAGCGTAACTGGCATTTTCAAGAACTCAACAAATAATCAAACCTAACCTGCCCTACAAATTCCATATACTTTTTCAGATCAGGGAATTCAGGATTGATCAAAAGGTTATGTTCCAACGGATAAAATGAAAGATTTAATCTGGCTGAAGGTACTCTTAAAAAAGGAAATTCCTTTTCCTGTAACCAAATCTTCCCAAAGTCCTGGGTGATTTTGCCATGTGGCAATATATTCCATTGTTTTGGTAAACTTTCTTTTTCCATTGTTCCTATTAAATCCGGATTTTGGATTTCAAATTCAATCATATACCAGGATTTTCCTGAAACGGCATTGCCCTTGATACACAGGTATTCCAATAAAGATAAGGCAGGCCCACTTCCGGCGTAAATCATCCCCATGCCTTTTGGATTCCATCTCCCTGCGCTATATGAACAACCAAATGGATTTTTATAATAGGATTCTGACATGATTCTGAAATACCGCATACTTACATGACATTGCCAAAATGAAGGGCATCCAAGGCCTCATCTACCCACTCCAAGCCTATCATGGAGGTAATCAACTTAATGGGAGCCATATTTCCAAGAGCCATATTCGGACTGTCCAACCATTGCTTCAAAAGGGTGGTATTGCCAAATAAATCCACGCCTTTTTTGATGACCTCGTCTATTTTAAAAAACTGATAGGACCCCGGAGTACCAATCGGACTCTTATTATCCCATCGGGAAACAGTACTTGGGGACACAGAAGCAGCCTTGGCTATCTCTTGAATTTTTAGATCCAAAAAATCAACGATAGGGGAAATATCTTCTGAAAGAAGATTTTGGTCCAATATCTCCCCTACTTCGGCCATACTATTTGCTTTTGCAAACGCAGGTACAAAAAATCCATACCCACTTGGAATATCATATGATTTTGAATGTCCGGATCTCTCCACCTGAAATGCCGTAGTATTGCCATAAGGAGCCTCATATTGAAAATCAGAAACAATATTCTCTTCTCTTGGATGGGATTCTTCGTAAGGCTTTGTCTTTTTAGAGGCCATTTTTCTTTGATTTGTAGATTCAAAAATTTCATTTGACATTATAAAAATATTCATTTGAAATTGAAAAGAAAAATTTCCATCAATTAATTACTTCCCTTTGATCAACTCTTTTTCAATTTCTTCCATTTCGCCATTCAAAGCTTTGTCAAGAATGGTATTCCAGCGGTGCTGAGCATTATCTAAGCCATGCCTTGTTCTTGCATCGTAGATTTCCTGAAGTCTGTTCATTTCCCTATAAGAGTCAAAAAAAGCACTATTGACTTCAGCCTCATAATTTTCAGGGTTCAGCTCCAATGCTTTTAACTTGTTGATCAATCTATTTCCTACTATCCTAGTGACGTCAAAATGTCTTTGCTCATGATTCAATGAATAATCATTTTTGCCTTCATTCCTTACCCATGAAGAACCGGGAAGCATATAAACCTTAATTTCCAAGGGTAAAACCAAAACCCCATCTTCCATAAAAGGATCCCCCTCCATAGCCAAACTTGTAAAAATCACAGCATTGTTGCTACTGGTACGGTTCGGTTTGTCGAGGAAATCATTCCAATTCAATGGCCGATTGGAATCA
This window of the Aquiflexum balticum DSM 16537 genome carries:
- a CDS encoding helix-turn-helix domain-containing protein, which codes for MKNFTIIRSENQYLNYCDELEKLSNEYSKNPNQDLIDLIDTITLLIENYDESNSTFEESEPIQLLKFLMQENNLNQKELAETLEISKGHLSDILNYKKGLSKNMIRSLSERFKMQQSAFNRPYELKSVSNNQLKSAGLRNSQKETEKV
- a CDS encoding serine hydrolase domain-containing protein, with protein sequence MKPTFQTLILFVFPFQIFAQSALPRNTPEALNISSKGIQEFLDAVGSESKHEMHSLMILRNGQVAAEGWWAPYGPKTKHTMYSVSKTFTASAIGLAVADGKLKVTDKVISFFPESLPTTVSPHLAELEIKDLLSMTVGHDKSFNQEVFTQEDWVKAFLNLPIADKPGTKFLYNTSASYMLSAIIQKVTGQNLLEYLQPRLLDPLGISGADWEKDLEGIAVGGWGIRVKTEDMAKLGQLFLQKGNWNGKQILPESWIEEASTMKIMQEPDASPERIASNDWVQGYGYQMWRSRYNSYRADGAFGQYILILPELEGVIVITSETSDMQGLLDLVWKHLLPAFDNDPSSEKNLERNLKNLSLSPLKSKSNKKLENTISNNTYIVENQNNIVNEFNIKFLKSSIKLSLKVGEESHEFFLASGNWLLGTTDRKGPNLFHFAQNQLDGLAPFKVAGSYAWKDEKTIEIKLKYYESPHTETILITFEGDHAEIIFKNSFENREDWPVFVGKA
- a CDS encoding type II toxin-antitoxin system HigB family toxin, whose amino-acid sequence is MKVHIIKWRSIEKFVKEHSRSEVSFEIFKTSIKYADWDSIHDIQKTFASADIINNNRIVFNIGGNNFRLICSYWFGPKMVHLYVKWIGTHSEYSKLCKQNLQYTVDLY
- a CDS encoding antitoxin Xre/MbcA/ParS toxin-binding domain-containing protein; protein product: MASKKTKPYEESHPREENIVSDFQYEAPYGNTTAFQVERSGHSKSYDIPSGYGFFVPAFAKANSMAEVGEILDQNLLSEDISPIVDFLDLKIQEIAKAASVSPSTVSRWDNKSPIGTPGSYQFFKIDEVIKKGVDLFGNTTLLKQWLDSPNMALGNMAPIKLITSMIGLEWVDEALDALHFGNVM
- a CDS encoding RES family NAD+ phosphorylase, whose translation is MSESYYKNPFGCSYSAGRWNPKGMGMIYAGSGPALSLLEYLCIKGNAVSGKSWYMIEFEIQNPDLIGTMEKESLPKQWNILPHGKITQDFGKIWLQEKEFPFLRVPSARLNLSFYPLEHNLLINPEFPDLKKYMEFVGQVRFDYLLSS